The window TTTTCCGGTACAACTGGTAGCGCGTCATAACGGTCACGAAGCCAATGATTTCCGTGGCTATATGGGTCGAATCGAAGCTGGGAAAGTCAGCGTCGGTGACAAATTAGTAGTACAGCCTGGCGGACAATCTGCGACCGTCAAAGAGATTTTGACATTGGATGGTTCTTTACCATTTGCAGTGGTTGGTCAGTCTGTGACGATCTTGCTGGACGAGTATCTGGATATTTCACGCGGTGACATGCTGGCCGCTGCTAGTCGCCCCGCAACTCAGCTTAAAACATTGCAAGCCGATTTGTGCTGGTTATCAGAAGATGCGATGGATATTGGCCGCAAATATTGGATTAAACACACGACCAAACAAGTAGCGGCAAAGGTAACGGCGATTGATACCTTATTAGATATCAACACGCAGGAGCGACGCACCGCAACAACGCTAAAACTCAATGATATAGCTACCGTCACGATCAACGTGGCGCAGCCATTGGCAGTCGATGCCTACGATGATTTGCGTTCGACCGGTGCGTTTATTTTAATTGATGAAGTGACCCACCAGACAGTGGCGGCTGGTATGATCAAATTAACTGAATCTACAGTCTAAGCTGACAAAACTATTATGCAGAAACCGGGCGGCAAAGTTTATTTAATTGGTGCTGGCCCCGGTGCTGCTGACCTCATTACCGTACGCGGTGCTCGCCTGCTGGCGCAAGCAGAGGTTGTTTTGCATGATGCCCTGGTAACGCCAGAAATGCTGGCACTTTGCCCGCAAGCGGTAAAAATTTCAGTCGGTAAACGTAGTGGCCAACGCTCTGCCGCACAATCGCAAATCAATCAACAAATCCTTGAATGTGCACAGCACTACAGCCTTGTGGTGCGTCTTAAAGGCGGCGATCCTATGTTGTTTGGGCGTGCCGATGAAGAGCTTACGGCTATGGAGCAAGCGGGTATTGAATATGCCATTGTGCCTGGCATCACCACTGCCGTTGCCGCCGCAGCCAGCGCCTGCCAGCCGTTGACAAAACGTGGCATCGCCCGCAGCGTTGCTTTCTTTACCTCAAGCACAGCACCGGGCGAAACATCAGATACTCGCATACCAGAATGCGATACCTTGATTCAATACATGGGCGGCAAAGAAGCTGCATTAACAGCACAGAGATTGCTGGCTTCAGGCTATCAGCCGGACTTACCAGTCGTCGTGATAGAAAATTGCAGTCGTCCAAATGAACGTATTTTGCGACTGCAATTAAAAGAATTAGAGGATGGTCTTAGCGATCGCGAAGGACCGGTGCTGGTGATGATAGGTGAAGCGATGAGAAGCAGATTCGGCCAAACCTAGCCCAGAATCTGAGCCTGCCGCTAGCCCTGACTCTAGCCACACATCTAGTCCGACCATACCTTAAATTACATCACTTTAATGCAATAGTCACGAATTGCAGCTAACACCATGGCGTCTTCGCCGACAGCTTCTGCGACCTTGATCGTCAGGCCCGCATAGTCCGATCTTAGCTGATCAAGCAATATCGGCAAATCACGCAAAACATGACCGCCCTGCCCCAAAAAAATAGGCACGATGCTTATTTCTGTAATGTCATTGTCTACCATCTGCTTGACCAAATCTGGCAAGCTCGGCGTCATAAACTCTAGAAACGCCAAGGCAACCGTGACACCGGGCAAACTAGCCTGAGTCATTTGCTGCA of the Undibacterium sp. 5I1 genome contains:
- the cobA gene encoding uroporphyrinogen-III C-methyltransferase produces the protein MQKPGGKVYLIGAGPGAADLITVRGARLLAQAEVVLHDALVTPEMLALCPQAVKISVGKRSGQRSAAQSQINQQILECAQHYSLVVRLKGGDPMLFGRADEELTAMEQAGIEYAIVPGITTAVAAAASACQPLTKRGIARSVAFFTSSTAPGETSDTRIPECDTLIQYMGGKEAALTAQRLLASGYQPDLPVVVIENCSRPNERILRLQLKELEDGLSDREGPVLVMIGEAMRSRFGQT
- a CDS encoding CbiX/SirB N-terminal domain-containing protein, whose protein sequence is MTIKKQAQILFAHGARDPRWAAPFQRLQQMTQASLPGVTVALAFLEFMTPSLPDLVKQMVDNDITEISIVPIFLGQGGHVLRDLPILLDQLRSDYAGLTIKVAEAVGEDAMVLAAIRDYCIKVM